The genomic interval aaagattagtGCCTACATTAGTTAAGATCAAAGGCTGTTATCTTCCAGGGCCTAGCAGTCAAGGCTGGCAAATTGCAGAAAATGCCTTCTTCTAGCTTTGCTTCCTTCACCAGATCATGGTGAGAATAGAGTAAAGATAGGGACCAGAAAGAAGAATGACTTGAAGGATCTGTGATGGGACTTAAAATCTGATGTATTGCTGAAAGTGGATGGGGAAGGCAGGGATAAGCACTGAAAAGCCGCTCTCACCTACCTCCTGGGGAATCCAAGGGAAAGAAAAGTGCAGCCCTCCAATCTGGTTGCCTGACTAGGTGATGCTGCAGTTAACGCTGGTCCTAAGTTCCTCCTATATCCTGCTGTTCTGGGAGATGCTGCCAAAGAACCATCTTGGGGAAACGAAGGGCAAATACAATGATGGCAGTGATGTTTCTACAAACAACCTAGAGAAATTTGGTGTCTTGCATAAACATAACTATGACTTATTTGGTAGAGGCAAACGCTGAACCCTGCAGCATTggactggcaggggaaggaaggtaTACTGTGGGTACCGGTGGTCTTTGCCCTCCTCTCTGTGTCCCTGTCACCTacgttctttttctttcctcctctctttctgttcTGTGCCAGGAGGCAGCACAGACCACTCCTGATCCTATGTCAGTGCCTTGCCACTTCCTCTGTTGTCTCTGATCTTCTTAATTCCTGGAGGCACTTTCAGCAATTCAGTGGATATAAGATAAAGGCACTGCACAACTACCTAAATCAATCTGTTGAGTTTCTTCAGTGAGTTTTAGGGgaataaaaaaagtattaaataatgACTGCCAAAGAAACTAGCTGTTGCAGTTTGGATGCATATAATAGATAATTTTCATTTACATTCTGAGAATGCACCAAAAGGCATGCATCTGCACCTTTCAATTATAAATGATACTAGTTCTTAGGTGTTGCTATACATAACTCGACTTCTTAATTTTCCATAtagctttccctttaagggatagGATATGTTCCTTTCTGACAATGCCTAGACAAAAGCCAATACATTTCCCTGAGCAATGCAGGAAAACCATCAAGTTTCTCTAGTCAGTTCATTCAGGCCCTCAGTTTaacaagcatttttttattttgttttttattattattattattattattgaattCATGCATTAATTAATTTAAGTTACACCTTAATCAAATAGGCCATAATGCTGAATATTTGAACATGCTTTGATCTCCAAAAGTTATTGTTCCCATTTGACTAACATACGCACTTAAATACAGTACTTTAAATTACTAGTCAACGATTTAATAAATTAAGGAGTGCACTTTTGGTGAatgcaaatcaaaaataaaaaggaaagaaaatgagagataaAGGACCTATTTTTAGAAGAGTCAGTTCAAACGAAAGCTTATCTGCTATTGTCTGAGGTAACGTTTCAGGCATGCgattataaaataaatagtatCAAATTCAAACATGCTAATATTAAATTCCGTTGTGCTATCTTGCAATAGAGGGACTAAACGTTTTGTATCCAGTTCtggacaggaaaaaggaaaagtgtgtTTAAACCATCTGCACTTAAGAAAACTTAGCAGCATTGcagatgttttgttttcagttttgtttgtttgttttcctcttttagaaTAGTTCTTCTAAGGATagcaaaaaaaatcaggcttaagTGTATTTTTAATAAGGTGCTGTGTGGATCTCTAGATTAGAACTATGTAATTTTTCACATAAGGGGTGGAGGGAAAATTTGCACTCCTTCATAAAAACAATGGCAAATGCTTGCTGCATATTTCTGctaaactttttctttattatcTGATGCACTTTCTTGCAATTGTGCagttttgcagaatatttttactGGAATCCATGCATATGCTTTATAGCTCTAAAAACCGTCTTACTTAGTTTAAAGTtaacttaaccaaaaaaaaaaaaaaaagagagagagagagaggaaaagtttaGGTTTAGCATCATATGGTTTAAAACTAAACTAGTTCAAATGGTTATCGTTTAtcatgtggaatttttttttgttattattattaaacaaaatcttatttttcatggATCCTGGAAGCTTTTTTATCACTGAGCAAAAATTCGCAATGCAACAATGCATTTACGAGGTAAATAAAGCATTCAAAGACTATCAGTAAAGCATCTACAAAGTGTGACTATGTCACTTAAAGTCTTCACGCTGTGAGTGgggattttggttttttgtttataCATCAGTCAGCAGCTTGCTTTTATTAACGCAGTTTTGGTTGGCTACAGTGCAGTTGCCAGTTCTGAGATTAGCCTCTCTAAAATTGTCTATGCTATTATTCATATCCTCTTCGATTTCCATGTACTCAGATTTGCTGATTGTGGAGGAGCTGCGGCGACTGAGATCACTGTCAGATGCTAAATTAGGGGAGCTAACGTGAAGTAACTGAGCCTGTTCTTCCCCTTCTGTTTCTCGGTGGTAGAAGTAGTTGAAGTTGGACACGATGACAGGTACAGGCAGGGCAATTGTCAGCACACCAGCGATGGCACACAAGGAGCCTACGATTTTGCCTCCAATTGTCACAGGGTACATGTCACCATAGCCCACAGTGGTCATGGATACCACCGCCCACCAGAAAGCATCAGGGATACTTGTGAAATGAGACTCAGGTTCTTCAGCCTCAGCAAAATATACCGCACTAGAGAACAAGATCACCCcaatgaagagaaagaagattAGTAAACCTAGCTCTCTCATGCTTGCTTTGAGGGTCTGTCCCAAAATCTGGAGGCCCTTAGAGTGCCGGGAGAGTTTGAAGATTCGAAAGACTCTTACCAGTCTGATGACTCTCAGGATGGCCAAGGAGGTGGCCTGCTCCCCCTTCTGAGTCCCCTCCCTCTCGGCCATCTCAGTGCCCAGGGTGATGAAGTAAGGGATGATGGCCACAATGTCGATGAAGTTCATGATATTCTTGAAGAAGTCAGTCTTACTGGGGCAGGCAAAGAAGCGCACCACTAGCTCAAAGGAGAACCAGATGATGCACAGGGTCTCCACAACAAAGAAGGGATCAGTGAAGATGTTGGATTTGTAGACTTGGGTGGTATTGTCAGTACGCTGCACAGTATACTCCTTGTCCTCCTTCAACTCAGGTAATGTCTCCAGGCAGAAGATCACGATGGAGATGAGGATCACCATAACAGAGACTATTGCAATCACCCTCGCAGGCCCAGAGCTCTCTGGGTACTCAAAGAGGAGCCATACTTGGCGCTGGTATTCTTTCTCAGGTAAGGGTCTCTCCTCATCTTTGATGAACCCTTCATCTTCCCGGAACTTCTCCATGGCCTCCTCACCCAGCTCATAAAACTTGATTTCCTCAGAGAACATGTCTAGGGGCACATTGACCGGCCGGCGAAGCCGCCCCCCAGACTGGTAGTAGTAGAGGATGGCATCAAAGCTAGGCCGATTCCGGTCAAAGAAGTACTCATTGCGCAAGGGGTCAAAGTACCGCATGCGCTTCTTGGGGTTGCCCAGCAGTGTATTGGGGAACTGGGCTAAGGTCTTCAGCTGTGTCTCAAAGCGTAGTCCAGCAATGTTTATCACTACGCGTTCACAGCACTCATGGTCATCGTGGGCAGCAGGCTGATAGCTATCCTGGGGGTGGCCAGGTAGCACAGAAGTCTCGTCCATGTTCTCTCCAGCCATTACGGTCATGGTGGCACACAGGATGGGAGACcaaggggcagggaggagaagggagggtgagGAGCTCGAGGAGCAAGAGGATGGAAGGGAGCACAGAGCTTCAGGGCAGTGCAGTGGAGGATGGTGGGGGGTGGGTAAGGGGAGGCTTAGGGTCTGCAGGAAGGGATGATGAGTTGGGACGGAGAGCTTGAGGAAGGGATGGAAGAGCAGCCTAAAGGATGGACATACCCAAGCAGGGAAAAGAGAGGTGGGATGAGAGGAAAGGCATCAGGGATGAAGGGAGGGTGAAGAGGGGAGGGAATAAGTacctttggggggagggggaagaagggaggtaAGGTGACGTGTCCCGTCCCCCCAGGCCAGGACGCTGGAGGTGTATGGGGCTCACACCCCGGCTGGGGTCCCCTCCCCAGCTGTCTCCTTTTGCCTTTAACTCGATCCGGCTGCTTTTCTCTCGAACTCGACCATCGTCACGGCTGCTGTCACAGAGTTAccacacatgtacatacacacacacacacacacacacacacacacacacacacaaataattaaataaatcatgGGGCGACTGGGAGGTGAGTCCTTGCAATGCCAACTCAGCAAATTTCCATCACCTACCCCCTCCCCCACACCCCACTGCCCCAGTCCTCTCCTCTTGTGCGCTGGGGAAGAAGGGATGGAGATACTCTGCTTTTGAAGGCATAAAGCTCACTTGCAGGATGGaagctgccagggaggagagaaACATAATAAACCAGCCCCCAagccccaccacacacacactctcaggCGCAATGGATTGACTTTCACATCAGCAAGAAACATCCCGCTCTGCCCACTACGGCAGCACATACGAAGCCCTACGCGCTCCCACACAGCCCCAGATGCACACCAGGACTGCCAGAGCAGGAAGGGGGCTGATCCAGACCCCCGGCCCTGTCCTGTCCTGAGCTCCTCGGGATGGCTTTCCAGTGAACTCGCAGGGTCAGCTCCTCCCATAAGTTTCCTGCCTGCCACACTCCCTGTTTTACAGGCTGTGTGGACTTAGCTGAGCACTGATAACTTCATCACATCAATGGGAGGGTTAAGGGGatggggagtggagcatctcccCTTTGCTTCACAGAAGCGAAACACAAGTGAGAGAGAGACAAGAGGAGGGAGATCGGGGGCAgggggaccaaaaaaaaagaaaacacccaaaCTGTTCAAAATAGAGAGTCCAACAGTGGAGAAGAAGGGGCTTTTCCTTACCTGGTCCGAGTGAGATGCAGTGGTTAGGAGTAAGAGCCAGTGCTGGAATGCGTCAAGTCGTCTTGCAGCAGCatccaaaaaatcaaaacaaaacacaaaccgcAGCAGCAAACTCagccctctttctcctcctcttgcgCCCCTCTTTATAATACAGTGATCACTTTACAGGGCTGCCTTCGAGACACTGAAATATTGATACACTGGCTTAGGCTGCATCAAGGGCGAGCGGGTTTAATTAGTTTCTGCCGAGAACCGCAatagagggtggggggggggggggaggagagtggAAGAGAGTGCAAAGTACGTTTTTCAAAACGCTTGAGTTAATAAATCAAATCAAGGAGTCCTAGAGAGGTGCTGGTTCTCCTAGTCTCTGCCCTTAAGGTAGCTGGAAAAGGAGCCgggcgctgggcagcagcagctggggaaatgTCAGAGAgccgcagccccgcagccgcaTCCCTGGAGTGGATCTTGGCtcgtcccagcagcagcagcaggaggcaggagcTGGACGCGTGTGGCAGAAGCGAGGAGGCTGCTGCATGCATAAGAGCGAGAAGCAAACTCGAGCCATTTCTTGACGCTGCAGTATCAGCAGAAACCTGAGCGCTGTTTGGTGCAgctcggggagcggggggggggggggggaaggaggcggggggccggagcggggggggggccgctccgcgccgcaccgctccgctccgcgccgcacCCCGGCagagcgcggggccggccgccgccgccagcgccgccgcccccgccgccgcggctcgctccgcgccgccgcccccgacgCAATGcaggcggccgcccccggcccgcgggaggcgcggcgcggcgcggcccggcccggcgcggtgcggagcggccccgggcccccgctgcggggcgtcgcggcgcggtgcggccccCTGCCCGCAGCGGGCGGCGCAGGTGGGTGGCGGAGAGCGAGCGGCGAGCGGGTCCCtggggaaggcggcgggggggaggcgggaggcacaAGTAGGCGATctgcgccccgcagcccccctggaAGCTGCCCACAAGCTTTGGAGTGCCACCCGCCTTCCCGTCCCCGCTTCTTTTACGTAACGGCGAGGCCTCCCCTCCCCCGAGGCTGGCCTGTGGGGAGAAGGCTGTGTTGCTTCCTCCTGCAAGGCACGTCTTTCCCTCAAAAAGCTTTGCCCCGAGCATGCAGGTGCGTGGGGCTCCCTCCCTCCGCCTCGGCCCCCCGAGCTGTGCAGACGGGCAAAGCCCGGTCTGGGggcaagaggaggagaggggaaatcgctccccctcccccccgccccggccacctCCCGCGCCTGCCCACCGCGGCACCTGCAGCCGAGGCCGCCGGAGTGGTGCAGGGTTTTACCCAGTCCCCGCACGGAGCTCGCTGCTGCatccgcggcgggcggcggctgcgCTTGCAGTGTCcggcgcccccgcggcgcggcacggcatggcacggagCGGGGGTCGCGGGCACCGTGCTGTCACCATCCGTCCCAGCCTGCCGTGTGCTCACTGATGGATGGGGTTGCACCGACGGAGTCTCCCGAGCACATCGCAGTGGGATCTGAGTGGCGTGCCTGTGACTGGGAGGGAAGAGTTAATCAGAAGGCAGCGTGTTACAGAGAAGTTGCCCTTTCGTGCTGCTTTAACCCACTGCATTAATTTAATTGATGAATCACAGAACTTCGAGATGGAGAAGACCCGTTATGTCATCGgcttccctccccctgccagtGCGGGATTGTTCCCTGCGCTCTATAATCATGTACATTATATAAAAGCCTGCTGCTCACTTTGTCAAAGCAGGAGAGGTGATCAAATACAACCCAGGCCTGTGTAATTTGAAGCACTCCAAAGCAAGTAACACCAAGTCCCTGTTTAACAGACCTGGTCTCATTAGCTTTTCACTGCATAATACATTATCTTCACTTAAGATCACTGTGTTAGCAGTCCAAAAATACCTAAACACCTGACCTCATGGGTGGTTTCTGTCTTGTCTTTCCTTCCCATTATTTATCCCCGTATTTTTCTTTGCTAGAgtacaaatgattttaaaattctgtagCCCTAGCTGTACCATCATCACAGCTACTCTGCATGCCGAGTTCACTAGCCCTGTTAGAAATGAAAGTGCAAAGGAACAGATTTCCTGTCTAGCCTAGTACGTGCTTTCTTTTTAGCGAACAACACATATGCCAAAAGTCATGTGAGAAACTTCTGACGAAGTTTCTCttctgagcaagaaaaaaatctcttcctacCAATCCTGGGCAAACAATCAAAAAGTCAGTAAGTGGAAAGAGACTCTTCTCCCAGTGAAAGCTGCAACTGGAAAATTGCCTATTTGACAGCTCAGCATCAGCACCCACCATTGGACCCAGCAGCCATAGACCCTGttcaaaccaaaaccaaaagcagaAAGGCGGTCCCTTTGCCTAAACTAATCAGCCTGTTTTCAGCCCTTCAGGAAACTCAGCTACAGCCTTTGACTCAATATCCTCTTATGGCAGTGAATTCCACGCTTTGATAACACGCTGCGCAGAGCTGACTGCAAAGTATTCAGAGAGGTCTGCATTCAGTGCGCTTGGAATTGCTTTGCAGAAACAACTCTGTGAGCGAGCATTCATCCAAGTCTAGTGCAATATTATATACCCCAGATCCGCTGCAATATTATCCAGGTCTGGTGCAATATTATATATAGTATGCTCAAAGACAAATACATATACGCAGGCTTGTGATGAAAATTCAGATCTGACAAGCAGCAACCTAATTTCAAGGTGCTGTTCCAACCTTGGCTTCTTGCATGATTGCAGACAAGTCTATCTGTTCTGCTTTAATATCAGAACAACAGGACTAAAAGTGCTTCTCTTGCTTGTCACAACTGCTTAGACTATTCTCTTGAGGGCTGTCTTAGCACAGCAGAACCCAAAGCCTCTTTGGAAGTGGGTACACcagtagcagaaaaaaataatagtaccCTTTCTTCTTATGTTATAAGACAATGAAAGGACAAACAAGGATattgctccccccccccattctgaATAGCTTTGGACTCTTCTGTATCTCCATTCTAGCCTAACTATCAATCCTGATAAGCAAATATGCTGTAAGTTAAATAATTTACTAAGAAAAGTGGACTATTAGCCATTAGGTCACTGAAAATCTTAAGGAAAATAGATTAATGAGCAGTAAAACGAGGACTTGCAAAGAGGACATATGTTACACTTTACAATGGTAAGTAGTTTGAATTAAATGTTGAGGAATGTAAGGAGACATGCACTTGCTGCCAAATTTTAAGTCAGGCTGctaatattttatgctttttataTGATAGAAAATGGCCACCAGCAAGAAGAGGAAATCCCCCCAAGAGTCAAACTGAGAACTTCAGTTCAGGAACAAAAGTTTCCATAGCAAGACTACAAGTTGCAAAGTATCAAAAGCTTGAGATAGACAGCAGGCAGTATTTCAAAACCACTTAgaacagctgcttttaaaaatctcactAGGCACTTTTCTGTTTCCATAGATGAGTAAAAATCAGTTGTTATTCCTTTCCTTACCCCTTACTGATGGCCCAGATTTGTGTGGTGGCAGGTCTGATGTTACAATGCAAATAGCATTATGCTCCTCCTCTAGCCATTCTCCATGAAAAACACTGACACCTGAACTCCCGAATGGAAAGTGCAGTCAGTCTGCAGTGCTAGTGCTGATGAGCATAAGCagatggggaagcagcaggctttCAGAGTTGCACAGGTTGAGAAGCTTCACTGCCTTCTTTGATGGTTGCTGATGTAACTTTTCTTAAGCGACCAGAACTGATAGACTCTTTGTGCCAAAGATGGCTTGGTACAGCAAAAGCTATAGAGAAATTGCATTTCTGCAAGTTCAGAGTCTTGCCTTCTGGAGAAAGCTGAAGTCTTCCCTGCTTTGCTCTGGCAAATGAAAGACTTTTCCTgatgagaaagagcaggaggatttttgttttggggaCTTTTTTGAGAAAGAATAGAGTTATTGATTAAACCTCATCTTGtaaaggttaaaagaaaaaacacaactgtATTGAATGACTGTAAATCTGaagccagattaaaaaaataaccgTTGGTCTTGCATGGTTTCTGAAATAGGCTTTAACCACTGTCACCAAAGAACCTGAAAACTGCTCATCAAAATCAACAGACACAGCAGCAGAGTGGATTTCGCAGCATGACATATTTATGTGTATGTCATAAGTGACACTCACAGCATGCTAAAATTTCCTTGATGTGAAGAGATAGCTCACATGATAGAAACCATTGCAAAGCCTAAAGTGTCAAGCAACTTCTGGATCCTTTGAACCTTatggattttcattttcattttcataaacaTTGTAGCCCAAATTCATCTAAGCCTGGAAAACACTCTATTAACATTATAGCTCCATTCAGAGCTGCATAAAGCTGTAAATGAGTTGTGCAAATGTCACCATAGGCATCATTTGATGGCCCTGGAGACATAAGATGCAATGCATAAAGGAAGACATTTTGGCCTAAATTTGACCGGCAGATTTTTCTCTCACTCTTGATGATCTATGGAAAGAACTAACAGTTAGAGCCCAGGGTGAGCTTGTAGTGCTGACATTTGGATTTTATTCCTTAggataaaaaaaggatttttaaaaggtttttatctCTTAATACTCCTTTATGAACCTTATTACTATCCCCTAGTGTTAGTGGGCATTGTTTTGACAGCCATaatcaaatctcatgcttcaAAACATGCTGATACTCCATGGGAGATGATAATAACTTCTGTTCCTGCCTGTCATATTATTTCATTgttcttccttctccattttaATGCATAAAATATGAGCCCTATATGGTTAAAAGGGCCTATCAGTGGATCTAGTTCTGTTCGTATACAGATCCTGCAGGTGAATGCTTGTGAAGGATGAAGTAGGAATTGCCCTCATTCCCATGTATGACCAGGTTTGCTGATAGAACTGGACTGGAGAGAAAAGATGCCACCACCTTGTTGCTTCTTCTCCATCAATAAATTGGATATGGGCAGAATGTGGCAGTAACAGGATATCTGAGGCATGAGAGAACAGAAAATGTACTCTAGAGGGTTGAGCCTGGCTTTATTCTCCTCCAAAAATAGCTGTATAACCAGTCAAAATGGGAGGCAAAGTGCTAATCCACCTCACAGTGCCAAAGCTACCCTACAGAAAATACCGAAGTCTTGCATGCATGTACCCCTAGGAGAAATACAGTTCTACGTAAGGAGTAATTAAAAATCTTAAGCAACAACATTTTTACTGTTCCACGATCACCTCTACCTACCTGTGACcttctttcctgagagcgcagccaacagaggcagtgaacagacgcagcagtttgcgcagcagtttgcgcagcagggcgccagaaggcaaagaaggcatctctccattttgcacagtggtgtgtccttccccggggcatggtcgtgacacgcggcagagcacgttccccagtggctgctggaggtgctgcatcagctgtgtctgaggcttcaacccagacagaccctcagacagcagatgcagctctgcaggtgttaggctgcagggagtgcctggggcctctccgtggggcctgggctgacagtcagctctcctgtgtgaggtgtgctgtggttgaccagttgcgtcaccagataaaggagttacgggaggaggttagtaggctgcgtagcatccaagaggatgagcgggagattgacagggcgttctcggagactgttcagctccgggagtcccctgtccccactgcagcggaggtgtcagagggctcagcaccgtgtgtaaaggtgcatcataacgctgttgaagagggctggaagctggtgacctctcgtagaaggagaaaggctcttgctcctcctcaagacttacccttgaagaacaagtttagcgccctccaagccgaggaggagctgggcatggctccaagggaggcaactggcctggcagaccctgtgctgtgcagcaacccccggaagaagcggcgagtgattgttgtgggtgactgcctgctgcaggggacagaggcacctctctgccgacctgacctcttgtccggagaggtttgctgcctgccaggggctcgaataagagatgtcatggaaagactgccaaggcttgtccacgtgtcggactactaccctctgctgctcttccatgtgggtgctaacgacacgaaaggcaaattggaaaccatcaaacaggacttcagagctctggggatggtggtgaagggtctgggagcccaggtcattttctcctcgtTCTTGCCTGTGGGGGGAAAGGATGGGATCCcccctcacgatcacaggccctagttctcgtgggagacttcaaccaccctgacatctgttaggaagacagcacagctaggcacaagcagtcgaggcggttcctgcagagcactgaggataacttcttgacacaggtggtggagacgccaacgaggagaggtgcaatgctagaccttatattagcaaacaaagaaggtctagttggagttgtgaaggctgggggcagccttggctgcagtgaccatgggatggtggagttcaggatcctatgaggaaggagcagggcaataagtagattgcaaccctggacttcaggagagctgactttggcctcttcagggaccttcttggaggaaaCTCATGCGgtggggccctagaaggaagaggggtccaagagagctggttaatattcaagcatcacctcctccaggctcaagagcagtgcatccctctgagtaaggagtcaagcaaagcgggcaggagacctgcatggatgagcaaggagctcctggccaaactccaagagaagaaggaagtctacagaatgtgggaaaggggacaggccactcgggaggaatataggaatatattgtcagagtgtgcagggatgcgacaaggaaggctaaggcccagttggaattaaatctggcaagagatgtcaaggacaacaagaagggcttcttcaaatacatcactagcaaaaggaagactaaggaaaatgtgaGCCCGCTCCTGAATGGGGTGGGTGTCTTGGTggtgaaggatacagagaaggtagagttgctgaatgccttctttgcttcagtctccactgctaaggccagtcccgaggaattccagaccctgtaGACCACAgatgaagtctggagaaaggaagactctcccttggtcgaggaggatcaggttagagatcttttgtgcaaacttgacatccgcaaatccatgggccccgatgggatgcacgcacgagtgctgagggagctggcagatgttatcgctaggccactctccatcctcctgGAAAgatcctggagagcaggagaggtgcctgaggactggaagagcgctaatgtcacgccagtcttcccaaagggcaagaaggaggacccaggaaactccaggcctgtcagcctcccctccatcccgggaaaggtgatgcaacagctcctcctggaggtcctcactaagcatgtggaggacaagaaggtgatcaggaggagtcagcatggattcaccaaagggaaatcatgcttgaccaatctgatagccttctcagatggaatgactggctgggtagatgagggcagagcagtggatgttgtctccctggacttgagcaaggctttggacactgtctcccatcacatcctcctaggtaagctcaggaagtgtgggttggatgagtggacagtgaggtaggttgagaactggctggatggccgagctcagagggttgtggtgaatggcgcagagtcaagttggaggcctgtagctagcagtgtcccccaggggtcagtcccgggtccagtcttgttcaatgtattcatcaatgacctggaggaagggatagagtgcaccctcagcaagtttgctgatgatactaaactggggggagaggctgacacaccagaaggctgtgctgccattcagagagacctggactggctggagaggcgggaggagaggaccctcctgaggatcaacaaaggcaagtgcagggtcctgcacctggggaggaatgacccctggcaccagtacaggctgggggttgacctgctggaaagtagctctgccgagaaggacctgggagtgctggtggacaacaagttaaccatgagtcagcaatgagcccttgtggccaagaaggccaagggtatcctgggctgcattaggaagagtgttgccagcaggtcgagggaggtgatcctgcccctctactcagccctggggagcctcacctggagtactgtgtccagtgctgggctccccagtccaagagagaca from Struthio camelus isolate bStrCam1 chromosome 1, bStrCam1.hap1, whole genome shotgun sequence carries:
- the LOC104144411 gene encoding potassium voltage-gated channel subfamily A member 1 isoform X2, producing the protein MTVMAGENMDETSVLPGHPQDSYQPAAHDDHECCERVVINIAGLRFETQLKTLAQFPNTLLGNPKKRMRYFDPLRNEYFFDRNRPSFDAILYYYQSGGRLRRPVNVPLDMFSEEIKFYELGEEAMEKFREDEGFIKDEERPLPEKEYQRQVWLLFEYPESSGPARVIAIVSVMVILISIVIFCLETLPELKEDKEYTVQRTDNTTQVYKSNIFTDPFFVVETLCIIWFSFELVVRFFACPSKTDFFKNIMNFIDIVAIIPYFITLGTEMAEREGTQKGEQATSLAILRVIRLAVDILD
- the LOC104144411 gene encoding potassium voltage-gated channel subfamily A member 1 isoform X1, giving the protein MTVMAGENMDETSVLPGHPQDSYQPAAHDDHECCERVVINIAGLRFETQLKTLAQFPNTLLGNPKKRMRYFDPLRNEYFFDRNRPSFDAILYYYQSGGRLRRPVNVPLDMFSEEIKFYELGEEAMEKFREDEGFIKDEERPLPEKEYQRQVWLLFEYPESSGPARVIAIVSVMVILISIVIFCLETLPELKEDKEYTVQRTDNTTQVYKSNIFTDPFFVVETLCIIWFSFELVVRFFACPSKTDFFKNIMNFIDIVAIIPYFITLGTEMAEREGTQKGEQATSLAILRVIRLDMTSHVKTDLNAALSLSNKQLNSNNQFTAVGLMISGRHPGLIP